A window from Leptothermofonsia sichuanensis E412 encodes these proteins:
- the psb28 gene encoding photosystem II reaction center protein Psb28, translating to MTSPVPSIQFFEGLSEELDGVSLRRNRSTGARSVLMVFRQLKAIERFNSFRNQFSNAMRLIDAEGEIRVEPSSVKFYFGGPEGDDFDRMECRFDIDQDEHWDRFMRFMNRYAEANGMAYGEPEPKAER from the coding sequence ATGACTTCCCCAGTTCCCAGCATCCAATTTTTTGAAGGGCTTTCAGAAGAACTTGATGGTGTCAGTTTGCGCCGCAATCGTTCAACAGGTGCCCGCAGTGTGCTGATGGTCTTTCGTCAGCTAAAAGCCATTGAGCGTTTTAACAGCTTTCGCAATCAGTTTTCCAATGCCATGCGGCTGATTGATGCGGAAGGTGAAATTCGGGTTGAACCTTCTTCTGTAAAGTTTTATTTTGGGGGACCGGAGGGGGATGATTTTGATCGGATGGAATGTCGTTTTGACATTGACCAGGATGAACACTGGGACCGTTTTATGCGATTTATGAACCGCTACGCTGAGGCAAATGGGATGGCCTATGGAGAGCCAGAACCAAAAGCCGAACGTTAG
- a CDS encoding diacylglycerol/polyprenol kinase family protein codes for MSLLSWFVDAPLWFHLVIVGAWLGVIGLSAEWLYRHTTAGSEVARKVVHIGTGNVILFAWWLHIPAWVGIGASVVFGAIAFLSYRLPILPSINGVGRKSLGTFFYAVSIGILVGWFWVIQQYHHAVLGVLVMTWGDGLAALVGQRFGNHPYKVWGMSKSWEGTLAMFLISYLVSSLILLAVYGGLWQIWAISFFVALLATGLEAFSKYGIDNLTVPIGSAALSLGLTQLLLG; via the coding sequence ATGTCGTTGCTGTCCTGGTTTGTTGATGCACCACTCTGGTTTCATCTGGTCATTGTAGGAGCCTGGTTGGGGGTGATTGGGCTATCGGCAGAGTGGTTGTATCGCCATACCACAGCAGGTTCAGAAGTTGCCCGCAAGGTGGTTCACATTGGTACAGGCAACGTTATTTTGTTCGCCTGGTGGTTACACATCCCTGCCTGGGTCGGCATTGGAGCATCGGTGGTGTTCGGGGCGATCGCCTTCCTCTCCTACCGGCTGCCTATTCTACCCAGCATCAATGGCGTGGGGCGCAAAAGTCTGGGCACCTTCTTCTATGCGGTGAGTATTGGTATCCTGGTGGGCTGGTTTTGGGTAATCCAGCAATATCACCATGCTGTTTTGGGAGTGCTGGTTATGACCTGGGGAGACGGTCTGGCAGCTCTGGTCGGGCAGCGGTTTGGCAACCATCCTTACAAGGTTTGGGGAATGTCTAAAAGTTGGGAAGGAACACTGGCCATGTTTTTAATCAGCTATCTGGTCAGCAGCCTGATTTTGCTGGCAGTTTATGGGGGGCTATGGCAGATCTGGGCCATTTCCTTTTTTGTTGCCCTTCTGGCAACCGGGTTAGAAGCGTTCTCAAAATATGGGATTGACAATCTGACCGTTCCCATTGGCAGTGCCGCACTCAGCCTGGGGCTAACCCAACTGTTGCTGGGCTAA
- a CDS encoding DUF3038 domain-containing protein, giving the protein MTTTVKSPAIASIEALSLTNQPDPSQLDNIKAQLDLVLLALEALAGIGSEAMLQAATELKLESLVADRVSLWRLRQSSPLRKGQGGRKKLDVEEARALVLICCYLARQHQELIRRAVTLLEQMTEQHRQPHQSALLGDYLDTFNNTYQDRMEDGDRASPEALTHLALKLLIDLLFYSANNGPRRLWLALMDRAKEGGREE; this is encoded by the coding sequence ATGACTACTACTGTGAAGTCGCCTGCGATCGCCTCCATTGAAGCCCTGTCACTAACCAACCAGCCGGATCCCAGTCAGCTAGACAACATCAAAGCCCAGCTTGATCTGGTCCTGCTGGCACTGGAAGCACTGGCAGGCATTGGTTCCGAAGCCATGCTTCAAGCTGCCACTGAACTGAAACTGGAATCACTGGTCGCGGATCGGGTTTCACTCTGGCGGTTGCGTCAGTCCAGTCCCCTGCGTAAAGGGCAGGGCGGGCGCAAAAAGCTGGATGTGGAAGAAGCACGGGCACTGGTTTTAATTTGCTGCTACCTGGCTCGTCAACATCAAGAACTCATCCGCCGCGCGGTCACCCTGCTGGAACAAATGACAGAACAACACCGGCAACCCCACCAATCCGCTCTATTGGGAGATTACCTCGACACCTTTAACAACACCTATCAGGATCGTATGGAAGACGGCGATCGCGCCTCTCCAGAAGCTCTGACTCACCTGGCTCTAAAACTGCTGATCGACTTACTGTTTTACAGTGCCAATAACGGTCCTCGCCGCCTCTGGCTGGCATTAATGGATCGAGCGAAGGAGGGGGGTAGAGAGGAGTGA